ATCTGCGGGCCGGGGGTATCCCACGCCGACGCGCTCGAAACCGCACTCGGAGCGGGCGTGCCAGTTCGCTGTGACCCGCCGATTGCCCTCGACGCCGAGCAGTTCGACCGACTCGTCTCGTGTGCGAGCGGGAGCGAGGGGTGGCTGGTCGCGCGCTCCCCGCACCGCTTCTCGCGGATGTACGACCGCCTCCACTCGGCCGTCGAGTCAGGCGGTATCGGCCCGATCGGCGTCGCGAGAATCGAGCGAACCGCGCCGTTCGACGGTCCCGGATGGAACGTCTCGTACGCCGAAGTCCGCGCCGTCGAGGGGCACACGGAGGCGCTCTGTTCGGTTCTCGCGCACGACGTCGACGTGTTGGAGTGGACGTTCGGGCCCGTCGAACGCGTGTTCGTCCGGGCGCGAGAGAGCGAGCGATGCGACCACGCTCACGCGGTGTTCGCGTTTCGGGAGGGCGGCCGAGCAACCGTCGAGATACGGTGGCATCGGACGGAGACGCCCACTCCACGCATCGGCGTCGAGTACAGCGGCAAGCACGGCCGACTCGACTTCGACGAGGACGACGCGTCGACCGCGTTCCGAGCGGGAACGACGCCGCTTGCGGTCGACCCCCCGGAGGACGACTGTCGGGGACGGGCACTCCGGGCGTTCCTCGACCGCCTCGGAGGAACCGAAGCGCCGCCGACGAACGTCGCGCCGGCGTCGCCCTCGCGCGTCGTCGTCGCCGCACGCCGCTCCGCCGTCGAGAACCGACCGATCACGCTCACGGAGGAGTCGCCGTGACCGTCGATGTCGGCATCTGTTCGACCGCTCACGTCAACGCCGAGGTGTACGCGGCGTTGCTCTCGAAGCTCCCGTCGGCCAACCTCGTCGGCATCTCGGGGCGGAACGCCGAGCGAACGCGCCGACGTGCCGACGCGGTCGGAACGGCCGCGATGTCGCACTCCGAGCTGATGCGGGCGGTTGACGGCGTCGTCGTCTGTTCGCCGACCGCCGACCACGACGAGTTGATCGACCTCGCGCTCCGACACGACGTCGCCGTCCTCTGTGAGAAGCCGCTCGAGACGTCGCTGCCGGCGGCGAAGTCGATCCGGGATCGCTGCGCGGAGCGCGACGTGGTGACGAAGATGGCGATGCCGATACGGTTCAGTCGGCCGATGCAGCGGTTCAAGGAGCACTACGAGGCGGGAGCGGTCGGCGACCTCCTCGCGGTGTCCGGGGTCAACCGCGGGAGGATGCCCGGCGGTTGGTTCGTCGACCCGGAACTCGCCGGCGGCGGGGCCGTCGCCGACCACACGGACCACATTGTGGATATCGTCCGATGGATCACCGGCGAAGAGGTGACAGAGGTGTACGCCGAGACGGACACACGATTCTACGATATTCCGGTCGAAGACGTGAACCTGCTATCGATGACGCTCTCGAACGGCGCGTCGTTCCTCCTCGACGGGTCGTGGAGCACGCCGCAGAAGAGTCCCTTCTGGGGTGACGCCGAAGTGGAACTCGTCGGGTCGAAGGAGACGCTGTCGGCGGACTGCTTCGGCTATCGATACAGCCACGTCAGAGACATCGGCCACGGTACCCACAACGAGTCAATCTACTGGGGTGCAGACCCGAACAACGCGTTGCTTCGGGAGTTCGTCGCAGCGATACGGGGCGAATCGACGGTTGCGGCGTCGTTCGACGACGCCGTCCGGACCGCCGCCGTCATCGCTGCCGCCTACAAGTCCGTCGAACGGGGCGAACCGGTCGACGTGACCTACTGACCTGCGTCGGTCGTCGCGTGCGGTCGGTTACTCTGACTCGTCGCCGCTTCTGCGTTCGATTTCGGTGCACTCAGTTCGTCGTCGACGTGAGTTCGCTCGCCTCCACGTCGACGGGTTCGGTCCGATTAGCGGATTCGTACGCGGCCTCAACGACGGCCACATCGCCGACGGCGTCGGCACCCGTCTTCATCGGCGGACGGTCGTCGGCGACGGCTTCGACGAAGTCTGTGATTAGTCCCTCGTCGGGATTCGACCCCCAAAACACCGACTGAATACCGGGGTCGCCGGTGTCGCGCGTCTGCTTTAATTTCTGGTCGAAGCAGTCGATAGAGACGACGCCCTCTGTGCCGACGAGTCGGAGCGTCGCGTCGCCCCAGAAGTCCCACTGGTCGGGCTTGCTCCACGATCCGTCGAGGACGAACTCCGTTCCGTCGGTGAGGGTCATCGATAGCAGGTTGAGGTCCTCTACGGGCACGTCGTTGAACCGGGTGTCCGTCTCGGCGTACACCTCGCGGACGTCTTCGCCCGTTATCCACCGGACGATGTCGACGATGTGCACCGAGTGGTCCATCACGGCCCCGCCGCCGGACTCGTCCTCGTCGACGAACCAACTGCCGGGCATCTGCCCTCGGTTGGTTCCGCTGAGGAATCGAATTTCGCCGAGTGCACCGTTCTCGACGGCCGTCTTTGCGTTCCGAACCGGTTGGTTGAAACGAAGCGGCATTGCGACGCCGAGGTGTACGTCCGCGTGACGGCAGATGTCGACCATCTGCTGTGCATCGTCGACGCTCGGCGCGAGAGGTTTCTCGCAGAGCACGTCAACGCCGGCGTTGGCGGCGCGCCGGACCCACGCGAGGTGGTCGGCGTTCGTCGAGCAGACGACGACGCCGTCGACGCCGTCGAGCAGCGCGTCGGGGTCGAAGTAGTCGACGCCGTACTCGTCGGCCTTCGCACGACCCTCGGCGACTCGCTCCTCCGACTCGGTGACGCCGACGAACTCGGTGTTCGGAAGGTCGTTCAGACAGGCAGCATAGGAGTCTGCGTGCAGGTGTGCGACCGAACAGAGACCGATTCGAACCGTCACGCTCGCACCTCCGCGGGCGACACTGGTTCACCGCGCTCGCTGGATTCGATGGCCGCGAGCGCGACTCTGACCGCCTCCCGAGCGTCGTTCGGTGAGATGTCTGGGTCCTTGCCGTTCTCTACGCAGTCGAGGAAGTGTTCGAGCTCGGCCGTGTACGGGCTCTTCGCCAGCGGGCTCTCGGGCGCGTTCGCCCCCTCCGCACCGCCGGAGACCCGTACGGCGTTCTCGTCGCGGGCATCGAACTCCAACATCCCCTCGTCGCCGGCGAGCTCGTAGCTGGTGATGAACGGCGAGCCCTCGGGGTACCCCCACGAGGCTTCGACGTGACCGACCGCCCCATCCTCGAAGCGCAGAACGACCGACGAGTGCTGGTTGAGATGGCCGTCGTCCCACTCGGCGGTCCGGGCGAACACTCGCTCGACCTCGCCAGCGACCCAGCGCAGGTAGTCGAAGTCGTGAATCGCCATGTCGAGCAGGACGCCGCCGCTTTGAGCCTTGTCGCCGAACCAGGAGTTGCTCCCATACCGCGGCGGCGACGAGAGCCGTTCGGTGTGTAACGTTCCCGGCGTCCCGATCTCGCCCGCGTCGATGCGTCGCTTCGCCTCGGCGTACTCGGGGAAGTACCGCAGGACGTGTCCTGTCATGAAGGTGATTCCGGACTCCTCAACCGCGTCGACGACGGCGTCGGCGTCCTCGACGGTCCGGGCGAGCGGTTTCTCACAGAACGTATCGAGGCCGCGAGCGGCGGCGGCCTCGACGAGTGGCCTGTGCGTCGGCGTCGGTGTACAGATATCGACGACGGTTATGTCGGCGTCGTCCATCATCTCCTCGGCGTGGGCGTACACGTCGGCATCCGGCGCGTGCTCCGCCGCAAACTCCGCTCGGTTCTCGCCAAGCGACGCGACTGCGGCGACCTCCGCGCCAGCTATCTCTTGGTAGCTGTTAGCATGAGTCGTGGCCATGAAGCCACTCCCCACTAACCCGATTCGTTGCATCACCTCGAAAGTGCGGAACTATGATTATTAAAACTTCTGTGTCGGCAACTCACACCTAAATGTTCGACCAGGTGGTGTTCGTCTCGGAGGTAAAGCCCGTCCCGGCGAATCGGTCGCTCTCGTCGAACACCGACCGAATGACCGAGGGGTCCTCGAGCAGTCTGTGACGGAGGAAGCTCCCGCGGCCGCGTCCGCCCCC
The sequence above is drawn from the Haloprofundus salinisoli genome and encodes:
- a CDS encoding Gfo/Idh/MocA family protein codes for the protein MTVRIGLCSVAHLHADSYAACLNDLPNTEFVGVTESEERVAEGRAKADEYGVDYFDPDALLDGVDGVVVCSTNADHLAWVRRAANAGVDVLCEKPLAPSVDDAQQMVDICRHADVHLGVAMPLRFNQPVRNAKTAVENGALGEIRFLSGTNRGQMPGSWFVDEDESGGGAVMDHSVHIVDIVRWITGEDVREVYAETDTRFNDVPVEDLNLLSMTLTDGTEFVLDGSWSKPDQWDFWGDATLRLVGTEGVVSIDCFDQKLKQTRDTGDPGIQSVFWGSNPDEGLITDFVEAVADDRPPMKTGADAVGDVAVVEAAYESANRTEPVDVEASELTSTTN
- a CDS encoding Gfo/Idh/MocA family protein, which produces MQRIGLVGSGFMATTHANSYQEIAGAEVAAVASLGENRAEFAAEHAPDADVYAHAEEMMDDADITVVDICTPTPTHRPLVEAAAARGLDTFCEKPLARTVEDADAVVDAVEESGITFMTGHVLRYFPEYAEAKRRIDAGEIGTPGTLHTERLSSPPRYGSNSWFGDKAQSGGVLLDMAIHDFDYLRWVAGEVERVFARTAEWDDGHLNQHSSVVLRFEDGAVGHVEASWGYPEGSPFITSYELAGDEGMLEFDARDENAVRVSGGAEGANAPESPLAKSPYTAELEHFLDCVENGKDPDISPNDAREAVRVALAAIESSERGEPVSPAEVRA
- a CDS encoding Gfo/Idh/MocA family protein, which gives rise to MTVDVGICSTAHVNAEVYAALLSKLPSANLVGISGRNAERTRRRADAVGTAAMSHSELMRAVDGVVVCSPTADHDELIDLALRHDVAVLCEKPLETSLPAAKSIRDRCAERDVVTKMAMPIRFSRPMQRFKEHYEAGAVGDLLAVSGVNRGRMPGGWFVDPELAGGGAVADHTDHIVDIVRWITGEEVTEVYAETDTRFYDIPVEDVNLLSMTLSNGASFLLDGSWSTPQKSPFWGDAEVELVGSKETLSADCFGYRYSHVRDIGHGTHNESIYWGADPNNALLREFVAAIRGESTVAASFDDAVRTAAVIAAAYKSVERGEPVDVTY
- a CDS encoding Gfo/Idh/MocA family protein, with the translated sequence MKRIVAVGTEAAVRAHAERYRRFDDATVCGVVGVDFGSTVDRKRSVGTDDSAARGEADALDAPRYESLLEALGADVDGVDICGPGVSHADALETALGAGVPVRCDPPIALDAEQFDRLVSCASGSEGWLVARSPHRFSRMYDRLHSAVESGGIGPIGVARIERTAPFDGPGWNVSYAEVRAVEGHTEALCSVLAHDVDVLEWTFGPVERVFVRARESERCDHAHAVFAFREGGRATVEIRWHRTETPTPRIGVEYSGKHGRLDFDEDDASTAFRAGTTPLAVDPPEDDCRGRALRAFLDRLGGTEAPPTNVAPASPSRVVVAARRSAVENRPITLTEESP